A genomic window from Agrobacterium tumefaciens includes:
- a CDS encoding LysR family transcriptional regulator gives MDKLGTLGIFVQVAEAGSFVAAGHRLGISGSAVGKAVARLEDELGVRLFNRSTRSIALTEEGSYFLDTCRRIQSEYEEAQAKLSRSQAVPRGQLRVSLPLAGMLLMPTISTFMSTYPEINLDLDFTDRIVDVIEEGFDAVIRTGDLKDTRLMSRKLGTFRHVIVASPEYLSAHGCPKEPEDLLLHRCLHHRFANSGKLEPWPLVRDGQEIKLNLPATTVASTLEPLIHLAQHAFGITCLPLFAAASEIAEGKLVSVLDDYLAATGAFRVLWPTSRYLSPKVRVFVDYMAANLFKP, from the coding sequence TTGGACAAGCTTGGTACGCTCGGCATCTTCGTTCAGGTGGCCGAAGCCGGTAGTTTCGTCGCGGCGGGACACCGTCTGGGAATATCCGGCTCCGCGGTTGGAAAAGCCGTCGCCCGGCTGGAAGACGAACTGGGTGTTCGTCTCTTCAATCGCTCGACGCGCAGCATCGCCCTCACGGAAGAGGGAAGCTATTTTCTGGACACCTGCCGGCGCATCCAGTCGGAATATGAGGAAGCGCAGGCGAAACTGTCGCGATCACAGGCCGTCCCGCGCGGGCAGCTGCGTGTCAGCCTGCCGCTTGCGGGCATGTTGCTGATGCCGACGATATCCACTTTCATGAGCACTTATCCGGAGATCAATCTCGATCTCGATTTCACCGATCGCATCGTCGATGTCATCGAGGAGGGTTTCGACGCCGTGATCCGCACCGGCGATTTGAAAGACACACGCCTGATGAGCCGAAAGCTCGGAACATTCCGGCATGTGATCGTCGCGTCACCCGAATATCTTTCCGCACACGGTTGCCCCAAAGAACCGGAAGATCTACTCCTGCATCGCTGCCTGCACCACCGCTTTGCCAATTCCGGCAAGCTGGAACCCTGGCCACTCGTTCGCGATGGGCAGGAAATCAAGCTGAACCTTCCGGCAACCACCGTGGCAAGCACGCTCGAGCCGTTGATCCACCTCGCTCAGCACGCCTTCGGCATCACATGTCTTCCACTCTTCGCAGCGGCCTCTGAAATCGCGGAGGGAAAACTGGTATCCGTGCTTGATGACTACCTGGCGGCGACCGGCGCCTTCCGGGTGCTATGGCCCACAAGCCGGTATCTATCACCCAAGGTGCGGGTATTCGTAGACTATATGGCGGCCAATCTCTTCAAGCCGTGA
- a CDS encoding antibiotic biosynthesis monooxygenase, which translates to METTPIACFSGAPAATTFIVNVIHVHPGKQEEAFAIIQDVVHYVAERKEGFLWSNLAKSKDGLTVVNIEAIQDAGNVDEFFTDPVFVEKFRRLDTVSKSEFHAYSVDDLVLPKRIATE; encoded by the coding sequence ATGGAAACGACACCGATTGCCTGCTTTTCAGGCGCGCCTGCTGCCACAACCTTCATCGTCAACGTCATCCACGTTCACCCGGGCAAGCAGGAAGAAGCCTTTGCCATCATCCAGGACGTTGTCCACTACGTTGCGGAACGGAAGGAAGGATTTCTCTGGAGCAACCTCGCGAAAAGCAAGGACGGCCTGACCGTCGTCAATATCGAAGCGATCCAGGATGCCGGCAATGTCGACGAGTTCTTTACCGACCCGGTTTTCGTTGAGAAATTCAGGCGGCTGGATACGGTTTCGAAGAGCGAATTCCACGCCTATTCCGTCGATGATCTCGTCCTTCCAAAACGGATCGCGACCGAGTGA
- a CDS encoding helix-turn-helix transcriptional regulator: MPLYSQIAGNRVEITARTLASTLRVSEFRLESDSAHLLLLSAGEAEIIQGEKTLPVPAPGLVWLPIGPAGRLRLNAGSRGSLLRTSEIGLAHAMPTGTSASAVRNILQRVLTQAPAEKDRQELAGYLETIASENVRATTGSDTIIASLLSVTLIRICQHAIADIAAALSTPGSLTERFVLLVSQHKRDQWGVEDYARQLGVNRERLGFAVRKATGLSPQAYIHRELLSEARDLLLNSSLQVAEIAFRLGFQDPGYFNRFFTRNEGTSPGRFRRMGMRMQNVPPPSYAAWP, from the coding sequence ATGCCGCTGTACAGCCAGATTGCCGGCAATCGCGTGGAGATCACGGCGCGCACCCTCGCCTCGACGTTGCGCGTATCGGAATTCCGGCTGGAATCGGATAGCGCCCATCTGCTTCTCCTTTCAGCCGGGGAAGCGGAGATCATACAGGGTGAAAAGACGTTGCCTGTCCCGGCGCCGGGGCTTGTCTGGCTGCCCATCGGCCCCGCCGGCCGCCTGCGGCTGAATGCCGGAAGCCGTGGATCGCTGCTGAGGACGAGCGAAATCGGGCTTGCCCATGCGATGCCCACCGGCACGAGCGCGAGCGCCGTGCGCAATATATTGCAGCGTGTTCTGACGCAGGCGCCGGCGGAGAAGGACCGGCAGGAACTGGCGGGTTATCTCGAGACCATCGCCAGCGAAAATGTCCGCGCGACAACCGGTTCGGACACGATCATCGCCAGCCTGCTCTCCGTCACCCTCATCCGCATCTGCCAGCACGCCATCGCCGATATTGCCGCAGCCCTCTCGACCCCCGGCAGCCTCACCGAGCGTTTCGTGCTGCTCGTCAGCCAGCACAAACGCGATCAATGGGGTGTGGAAGACTATGCGAGGCAACTCGGCGTCAACCGCGAACGTCTTGGATTTGCGGTGCGCAAGGCGACGGGGCTTTCGCCACAGGCCTATATTCATCGCGAACTGCTCTCCGAAGCGCGCGATCTTCTTCTGAACTCTTCACTGCAAGTCGCTGAAATCGCATTCCGATTGGGATTTCAGGACCCCGGCTATTTCAATCGCTTCTTCACCCGCAACGAAGGCACCTCACCCGGCCGTTTCCGGCGAATGGGGATGCGCATGCAAAACGTGCCGCCGCCATCCTATGCGGCATGGCCGTGA